The region AAGTTATACTGAAAATAGTAAGATTGCTAAAATTATGTTTAATAGTAACATTTTATTGATTTTAGCTCAATTAAAGCAGTGTCCAATATGTGTACATATGTAACTAACTACTAATAAATAGTTCAAATTTAAATTTTATGTATATTTTTTGTACTTGTATATATACAATTGTACATTAAATAAAATTTTGCACTAAGCATAAGTCAAAATTTATGTTATGAAATATTAACTTTTTATTAGATATAATCTGCGATTTATAGAATATAACGTAATAATTGATAATTAAGGTACTTAAGATGGATTACAAAGAGAGTTTACTACTACCAAACACAAAGTTTCCAATGAGAGGGAATCTTCCTCAAAATGAGCCAAAAAGATATAAACTTTGGGATGAAACAAAAGTTTATGAAAGAATGAAAGCTAATAGAAAAGATAGAGAATCATTCACTCTTCATGATGGACCACCGTATGCAAATGGACATATTCATATAGGACATGCCCTAAATAAAATTTTGAAAGATATTATTGTTAAATATCACTATTTTGATGGGAAATCTGTAAGATATGTTCCAGGTTGGGATTGTCATGGTCTACCAATTGAACAAAAAGTTGAAGAGAAGATAGGAACAACAAAGAAAAAAGAGCTTCCTAAGTCAAAAATTAGAGAGTTATGTAGAGAACATGCTTCTAGATTTATTGATATTCAAAGAGACGAGTTTAAAAAACTTGGAGTTTTAGGTGATTGGGATAAACCATATTTAACTATGGATTTCAAATTTGAAGCAAATATCTATAGAGAGTTATGTGCAATTGCTAACCAAGGTTTATTAGTTCAAAGAAGCAAACCTGTATATTGGTCATGGGCAGCACAAACTGCACTAGCTGAAGCAGAAGTTGAATATGAAGATAAAACTTCACCATCTATTTTTGTTGCATTTAAACATGAAACTATAGATGCAAGTGTTATTATCTGGACAACAACTCCTTGGACATTACCAGCTAATACTGGTATTGCTTTAAATGCTGAAGAGGAATATGTTTTAACTAGTGATAAATTTATTGTTGCTAAAAAATTATATAACTCTTTAATAGAACAAGAAGTTATTAAAGGTGAGGTTGTAGATTCAGTTGATCCTAAATCTTTAGAGAATACAAATGCAATCAACCCATTAAATGGAAGAACATCGAAAATTGTTCTTGGTGACCATGTTGAGATGGAATCAGGTACAGGTGCAGTTCATACAGCTCCAGGTCATGGTGAAGATGACTACAAAGTTGGTCTTCAATATGGTCTTGATGTTATTATGCCAGTTGATGCTGAGGGTAAATATGATGAAACAATAGTTAGAGAAAAACTATTCCATGACACAGATAAATATCTTGGTATGCATGTATTTAAAGCAAACGGTATGATTTTAGAAGAGTTAGGTGATGCATTATTAAAACATGTTGATATCAGACACTCTTATCCACACTGTTGGAGAACTCATAAACCAATTATCTTTAGAGCAACTAAACAATGGTTTATAGCAATTGATGATGAGTATGGTAAAGAGAATAAAACATTAAGAGAAAATGCACTTAAAGTTGTAAATGAAATCAAATTCTACCCAGAGTGGGGAAGAAACAGATTAAAAGCTATGTTAGATGGAAGACCAGATTGGTGTATCTCTAGACAAAGAGATTGGGGTGTTCCAATTGCATTCTTTAGAAACAAAAAAACTGATGAAATCATTTTTGATGAAAAAGTTTTAAATTATACAGCTATGATTTTTGAACAAAAAGGTTGTGATGCTTGGTATGATTTATCTATTGAAGAGTTATTATATCCAGGAAGTGGGCTTAATCCTGAAGATTTAGAAAAAACTATGGATATCTTAGATGTATGGTTTGATTCAGGTTCAACTCAACATGCAGTATTAAGAAGTAGAAATTATGATGCTGGAACATTCCCTGCTGATATGTATTTAGAAGGAAGTGACCAACACAGAGGTTGGTTCCAATCTTCACTTTTAACTACTTTAGCATCACAAGAGATTGCACCTTATAAATCGATCTTAACTCACGGATTCACTGTTGATGAAAAAGGTGAGAAGATGTCTAAATCAAAAGGAAATGTAATTGCTCCTGATAAAGTTATGAAGCAATATGGTTCTGAGATTTTAAGACTTTGGGTTGCTATGAGTGATTATCAATCAGATTTAAAAATCTCTGATAATATCTTAAAACAAAATGCAGAACTTTATAGAAAAATCAGAAATACTGCAAGATTCTTACTTGCAAATGTTGATGATTTAGAAGACATTGTATCTGTTGATAAAATGGGAATCTTAGATAAATGGGTTTTAAGCAGAGCTAAAAAAACATTTGATGAGATTGAAGCAGCATTTTCTATTTACGAATACTCAAAAGGTTTAAATAAATTAAACAACTTCCTAGTAGTTGACCTTTCAGGTATCTATTTAGATGTATGTAAAGATAGATTATATTGTGATGATAAAAAAGATATCCATAGAATTGCATCTCAAAGTGCAATGGCTATTATCTTAAGAAAACTTATCTCAACATTAGCTTGTATCTTAACTTATACAATGGATGAATTACTTGAGTTTGCACCTACATTTATCAAAGGTGAAGCTAAAGATATTTTTGATTTTGAAAAAGTTATTTTACCAGAAGTTGAAAGTAATCTTAATGAAGAGATTTTATTATCTGCTAAAGATAAATTTAGTGAAGCTATCGATACACTTAAAAAAGAAAAAATTATTAAATCAACTTTAGAGTTAGAAATCTCTACATCTTGTGAAGAGATTTTAGCTTTAGAAAGAGTTGAAATGG is a window of Halarcobacter sp. DNA encoding:
- the ileS gene encoding isoleucine--tRNA ligase; translated protein: MDYKESLLLPNTKFPMRGNLPQNEPKRYKLWDETKVYERMKANRKDRESFTLHDGPPYANGHIHIGHALNKILKDIIVKYHYFDGKSVRYVPGWDCHGLPIEQKVEEKIGTTKKKELPKSKIRELCREHASRFIDIQRDEFKKLGVLGDWDKPYLTMDFKFEANIYRELCAIANQGLLVQRSKPVYWSWAAQTALAEAEVEYEDKTSPSIFVAFKHETIDASVIIWTTTPWTLPANTGIALNAEEEYVLTSDKFIVAKKLYNSLIEQEVIKGEVVDSVDPKSLENTNAINPLNGRTSKIVLGDHVEMESGTGAVHTAPGHGEDDYKVGLQYGLDVIMPVDAEGKYDETIVREKLFHDTDKYLGMHVFKANGMILEELGDALLKHVDIRHSYPHCWRTHKPIIFRATKQWFIAIDDEYGKENKTLRENALKVVNEIKFYPEWGRNRLKAMLDGRPDWCISRQRDWGVPIAFFRNKKTDEIIFDEKVLNYTAMIFEQKGCDAWYDLSIEELLYPGSGLNPEDLEKTMDILDVWFDSGSTQHAVLRSRNYDAGTFPADMYLEGSDQHRGWFQSSLLTTLASQEIAPYKSILTHGFTVDEKGEKMSKSKGNVIAPDKVMKQYGSEILRLWVAMSDYQSDLKISDNILKQNAELYRKIRNTARFLLANVDDLEDIVSVDKMGILDKWVLSRAKKTFDEIEAAFSIYEYSKGLNKLNNFLVVDLSGIYLDVCKDRLYCDDKKDIHRIASQSAMAIILRKLISTLACILTYTMDELLEFAPTFIKGEAKDIFDFEKVILPEVESNLNEEILLSAKDKFSEAIDTLKKEKIIKSTLELEISTSCEEILALERVEMEDWFLVSSITTEEQSDVLATFEIDDVKFTVAKAKKAKCPRCWKFTSDSEEHLCSRCESVLN